In Hamadaea flava, a genomic segment contains:
- a CDS encoding FAD-binding oxidoreductase encodes MVRPSDSAYDELRQVVAGDVDKRPAVILRPVDAADVATALAVARESGLPLAVRCGGHSGAGHSAVDDGIVLDVRNLKTLEIDATGKTAWAGSGVTAGEYTAAAGEHGLATGFGDTGSVGLGGLTVGGGIGFLVRKFGMTIDNLLAVEVVTADGRIHQVDAESDPDLFWAIRGGGGNFGVVTKFHYRLHELGDFVGGMLIQPATPEVVAGVLQIASTAPEDLSAIVNVMAAPPAPFIPEEAHGKLIVMTLLGYAGPAAEAEKILGPLRALATPIADTIHPMAYAEMFPPEDASYRPTAVGENMFVDSVDDAAVETILKQLTECDAPMRVAQIRPLGGAMARIPADATAFAHRDAAYMVNLAAFYTSPADRIAKHEWVTSFRDQLETGTPRAYVGFVGDEDNPERVRAAYPGATYDRLAALKRRHDPENLFRRNQNIPPA; translated from the coding sequence GTGGTTCGGCCGTCCGACTCCGCATACGACGAGCTGCGGCAGGTCGTCGCGGGAGACGTCGACAAGCGACCCGCGGTGATCCTACGGCCGGTCGACGCGGCGGACGTGGCGACCGCCCTCGCGGTGGCCCGCGAGTCGGGGCTGCCGCTGGCGGTGCGCTGCGGGGGACACAGCGGGGCCGGGCACAGCGCCGTCGACGACGGCATCGTCCTCGACGTCCGCAATCTGAAGACTTTGGAGATCGACGCGACCGGGAAGACGGCGTGGGCCGGTTCGGGGGTGACCGCGGGGGAGTACACCGCGGCGGCCGGCGAGCACGGGCTGGCGACCGGGTTCGGCGATACCGGTTCGGTCGGCCTCGGCGGCCTCACCGTCGGTGGCGGGATCGGCTTCCTCGTCCGCAAGTTCGGCATGACCATCGACAATCTGCTCGCGGTCGAGGTGGTCACCGCCGATGGCCGGATCCACCAGGTCGACGCCGAGTCCGACCCGGACCTGTTCTGGGCGATCCGGGGTGGCGGCGGCAACTTCGGCGTCGTCACGAAGTTCCACTACCGCCTGCACGAGCTGGGCGACTTCGTCGGCGGCATGCTGATCCAGCCCGCGACACCGGAGGTGGTCGCGGGCGTGCTCCAGATCGCCTCGACCGCTCCGGAGGACCTGTCGGCGATCGTCAACGTGATGGCCGCCCCGCCCGCGCCGTTCATCCCCGAAGAAGCGCACGGCAAGCTCATCGTGATGACCCTCCTCGGGTACGCCGGCCCGGCCGCCGAGGCGGAGAAGATCCTCGGCCCGCTCCGGGCGCTGGCTACCCCGATCGCCGACACCATCCACCCGATGGCGTACGCCGAGATGTTCCCGCCGGAGGACGCGTCCTACCGCCCGACGGCGGTCGGCGAGAACATGTTCGTCGACTCGGTGGACGACGCGGCCGTCGAGACGATCCTCAAGCAGCTCACCGAGTGCGACGCGCCGATGCGGGTCGCCCAGATCCGGCCGCTCGGCGGGGCGATGGCCCGGATTCCGGCCGACGCCACCGCGTTCGCCCACCGGGATGCGGCGTACATGGTGAACCTGGCCGCCTTCTACACCAGCCCGGCCGACCGGATCGCCAAGCACGAGTGGGTCACGTCGTTCCGGGATCAGCTCGAAACCGGGACGCCTCGGGCGTACGTGGGGTTCGTCGGCGACGAGGACAACCCCGAGCGGGTGCGGGCGGCGTACCCGGGGGCGACCTATGACCGGCTGGCGGCGCTGAAGCGTCGGCACGACCCGGAGAACCTGTTCCGGCGCAACCAGAACATCCCACCCGCCTGA
- the dusB gene encoding tRNA dihydrouridine synthase DusB: protein MTLRLGPFPVDPPVVLAPMAGITNVAFRQLCREQGGGIYVCEMITTVALAVRNPKTEKMIEFAPDENPRSMQLYGVDPEITAKAVRRVVDENLADHIDLNFGCSVKKITSKGGGSAIPWKRRLFGAIVKAAVDAAAPAGIPVTVKMRKGIDDDHLTYVEAGLIAQEAGAKWVALHARTAAQRYSGQADWEAIATLKQALDVPVLGNGDIWEGDDALRMVRETGCDGVVVGRGCLGRPWLFADLQAAFEGRPERVMPNLGEVANVMRRHAELLVQWWGAEREAITDFRKHVAWYLKGFPVGPQLRQAMAMSSSLMELDDLLGKLDFAAPFPEANLGQPRGRTNSPAKVVLPYGWLDDRDSDAVPEDAEHDDSGG from the coding sequence GTGACCTTGCGGCTAGGCCCCTTCCCGGTGGATCCGCCCGTGGTGCTCGCCCCGATGGCGGGAATCACCAACGTGGCGTTCCGCCAGCTTTGCCGTGAGCAGGGCGGCGGGATCTACGTCTGCGAGATGATCACCACGGTCGCGCTCGCGGTGCGCAACCCGAAGACCGAGAAGATGATCGAGTTCGCGCCGGACGAGAATCCGCGCAGCATGCAGCTCTACGGGGTCGACCCGGAGATCACCGCCAAGGCCGTCCGCCGGGTGGTCGACGAGAACCTGGCCGATCACATCGACCTCAACTTCGGCTGCTCGGTCAAGAAGATCACGTCCAAGGGCGGTGGCTCGGCCATCCCGTGGAAGCGTCGTCTCTTCGGCGCGATCGTCAAGGCGGCCGTCGACGCCGCCGCGCCGGCCGGCATCCCGGTCACGGTGAAGATGCGCAAGGGCATCGACGACGACCACCTCACGTACGTCGAGGCGGGGCTGATCGCCCAGGAAGCCGGGGCGAAATGGGTCGCCCTGCACGCGCGTACCGCCGCGCAGCGCTACTCCGGCCAGGCCGACTGGGAGGCGATCGCCACCCTCAAGCAGGCGCTCGACGTCCCGGTGCTCGGCAACGGCGACATCTGGGAGGGCGACGACGCACTCCGGATGGTGCGCGAGACCGGCTGTGACGGCGTCGTCGTCGGCCGGGGCTGCCTCGGCCGCCCGTGGTTGTTCGCGGATCTCCAGGCCGCGTTCGAGGGACGCCCCGAACGGGTCATGCCGAACCTCGGTGAGGTCGCGAACGTGATGCGCCGCCACGCCGAGCTGCTCGTCCAGTGGTGGGGCGCCGAACGCGAGGCGATCACCGACTTCCGCAAGCACGTCGCCTGGTACCTCAAGGGGTTCCCGGTCGGGCCGCAGCTGCGTCAGGCGATGGCGATGTCGTCGTCGCTCATGGAACTCGACGACCTGCTCGGCAAGCTCGACTTCGCCGCGCCGTTCCCCGAGGCCAACCTCGGCCAGCCGCGCGGCCGGACGAACTCGCCCGCCAAGGTGGTGCTCCCCTACGGCTGGCTCGACGATCGCGACTCCGACGCCGTGCCCGAGGACGCCGAGCACGACGACTCCGGCGGCTGA
- a CDS encoding XdhC family protein, which translates to MTSLACDLAQGVIPAESGDRTLVAVFATPVAEFLLHFGQDLGYRTVLVEPDLTRIGGTHRLASSVDPSFADLTADIVVTDHDRPELGAILKAALDTPARWIGVMGSVHHVAQHVAALTELGVDPAQIARVRRPIGLNIGSKAPAEIAVSTLAGLIADRNGRPGGFTF; encoded by the coding sequence ATGACATCGCTCGCATGCGACTTGGCGCAAGGGGTGATCCCGGCCGAGTCCGGCGACCGTACGCTCGTCGCGGTCTTCGCCACGCCGGTCGCCGAGTTCCTCCTGCATTTCGGCCAGGACCTGGGCTACCGGACCGTGCTGGTCGAGCCGGACCTGACCCGGATCGGCGGTACGCACCGGCTGGCGAGCAGCGTCGACCCGTCGTTCGCGGACCTGACCGCCGACATCGTGGTGACCGATCACGATCGCCCCGAACTGGGGGCGATCCTCAAGGCGGCGTTGGACACCCCGGCCCGCTGGATCGGGGTGATGGGCAGCGTTCACCATGTCGCCCAGCACGTCGCGGCGTTGACCGAGCTCGGCGTCGACCCGGCGCAGATCGCCCGCGTACGCCGCCCGATCGGGCTCAACATCGGGTCGAAGGCACCGGCCGAGATCGCCGTGTCGACGCTGGCCGGGCTGATCGCCGACCGCAACGGCCGCCCCGGCGGCTTCACTTTCTAA
- a CDS encoding YceI family protein, protein MTTATASLAELTGQYALDPSHTRIGFTARHAMVTKVRGAFNEFEGTGFLDGSNPEKSQVAVTIQAKSIDTRNEQRDGHLRSNDFFDMETYPEIKFVSTAARQVDDSTFELTGDLTIKDVTKPVTVPFSFEGAVKDPWGNTRVGFEGAVTINRKDWNVNWNAALEAGGVLVSEKVTLEFELSAIKTA, encoded by the coding sequence ATGACCACCGCTACCGCTTCCCTCGCCGAGCTGACCGGACAGTACGCCCTCGACCCGTCCCACACGCGCATCGGCTTCACCGCTCGCCACGCGATGGTGACCAAGGTGCGCGGCGCGTTCAACGAGTTCGAGGGCACCGGCTTCCTGGACGGGTCCAACCCCGAGAAGTCCCAGGTCGCCGTGACGATCCAGGCGAAGAGCATCGACACCCGGAACGAGCAGCGCGACGGCCACCTGCGCAGCAACGACTTCTTCGACATGGAGACGTACCCGGAGATCAAGTTCGTCTCGACCGCCGCGCGCCAGGTGGACGACAGCACCTTCGAGCTGACCGGCGACCTCACGATCAAGGACGTGACCAAGCCGGTCACCGTCCCGTTCTCGTTCGAGGGCGCGGTCAAGGACCCGTGGGGCAACACCCGAGTCGGCTTCGAGGGCGCCGTCACGATCAACCGCAAGGACTGGAACGTGAACTGGAACGCCGCACTCGAGGCCGGTGGCGTACTCGTCAGTGAGAAGGTCACGCTGGAGTTCGAGCTCTCGGCGATCAAGACCGCCTGA
- a CDS encoding NRDE family protein, translated as MCTVVVSFEPGSAIPVLVVGVRDEFLARPWRFPGAHWPDRPGVLGGQDLQAGGTWLAVDPVQPAVSCVLNGFGPTAGTDGRRSRGDLPLGAPLEDPVHYDPFHLVRATALGVRIWSWDGRELDSQELSPGLHIVTNMGLDGIRERDAPEQAVTDIRQRLEYFRPRLAAARPEPGDGPVATAWREWLPLFTGDGLAREDSRALLVRREFGEEFGEHEIWGSSSVSLVALRQDGVRYDFSAVPADDARFEWVSVA; from the coding sequence ATGTGCACCGTCGTCGTCAGCTTCGAGCCCGGCTCTGCGATCCCCGTGCTGGTCGTCGGCGTACGCGACGAGTTCCTCGCCCGGCCGTGGCGGTTCCCGGGAGCGCACTGGCCGGACCGGCCCGGAGTCCTCGGCGGCCAGGATCTTCAGGCCGGTGGTACCTGGCTGGCCGTCGATCCCGTGCAGCCGGCCGTGTCCTGCGTGCTCAACGGCTTCGGCCCGACGGCCGGCACGGACGGCCGCCGCTCGCGCGGCGACCTCCCGCTCGGGGCGCCTCTGGAGGACCCGGTCCACTACGACCCGTTTCACCTGGTCCGGGCCACTGCTCTCGGCGTACGCATATGGTCATGGGACGGCCGTGAGCTCGACAGTCAAGAGCTTTCCCCTGGCCTGCACATCGTGACGAACATGGGTCTGGACGGGATTCGGGAGCGGGACGCGCCCGAGCAGGCCGTCACCGACATCCGGCAGCGGCTGGAGTACTTCCGCCCGAGGCTGGCGGCGGCCCGGCCGGAGCCGGGCGACGGACCCGTGGCGACGGCGTGGCGCGAGTGGTTGCCGCTGTTCACCGGCGACGGGCTGGCGCGCGAGGACTCGCGGGCGCTGCTCGTACGCCGGGAGTTCGGCGAGGAGTTCGGCGAGCACGAGATCTGGGGAAGCAGTTCGGTGTCGCTGGTCGCGCTGCGGCAAGATGGCGTGCGATACGACTTTTCGGCCGTTCCCGCAGATGACGCTCGGTTTGAGTGGGTTAGTGTGGCGTAG
- a CDS encoding DUF402 domain-containing protein, producing the protein MRLTPGHEVMVRLVKYGREKLSYAATVVDDDGNHLAVRAPFAGDEAKDLGYIWFEPGDIFTEHYWRDRWYSVKEIVAADGVRKGWYCDIARPVTVEDGAVIADDLDLDLWRSADGTEILRLDEDEYAASGLAERDPAAAAQAEQALDTLERIAQDGFDQLLAF; encoded by the coding sequence ATGAGGCTCACTCCGGGTCACGAGGTCATGGTCCGATTGGTCAAGTACGGGCGCGAGAAGCTGTCGTACGCCGCGACGGTGGTCGACGACGACGGCAACCACCTCGCCGTCCGCGCCCCGTTCGCCGGGGACGAGGCGAAGGACCTGGGGTACATCTGGTTCGAGCCCGGCGACATCTTCACGGAGCACTACTGGCGTGACCGGTGGTACTCGGTGAAGGAGATCGTCGCCGCCGACGGCGTACGCAAGGGCTGGTATTGCGACATCGCCCGGCCGGTGACGGTCGAGGACGGTGCGGTCATCGCCGACGACCTCGACCTCGACCTGTGGCGGTCCGCCGACGGAACCGAGATCCTGCGCCTCGACGAGGACGAGTACGCCGCCAGCGGCCTGGCCGAACGGGATCCGGCCGCGGCCGCCCAGGCCGAGCAGGCTCTGGACACATTGGAGAGGATCGCCCAGGACGGCTTCGACCAGCTCCTGGCGTTCTGA